The Candidatus Dadabacteria bacterium genome has a segment encoding these proteins:
- the mutL gene encoding DNA mismatch repair endonuclease MutL, with translation MSQIRLLDKILISKIAAGEVVERPAAALKELLENSIDAGAERISVELEAGGKRLIGVSDDGCGMSREDAVMSIERHTTSKISDESDLEAVETFGFRGEALASIAAVSRFSLKTRARGETAGTEVSVEGGKVMNVSDSGCPDGTTVTARSLFFNTRPRLKFLKTDETELSRAVAVVRAAAVANPDVGFEVSHNGKNLFRLPPADIEQRVADVVGKAALYPFGFSGGGKTEVSGFVCAPADGFSSMDRLYCHVNGRYVRDRFLNRILMDGFGRVFEKGRYPQGAIFVTVAPDEVDVNVHPAKREVRFLSPGAVAAAVKSAVAAFLSSAPWLKPAAAKPSAPPAAPPSSRPFSEVSAPRSYAPAPRLGRSASRPAAPASAPVSEPLPLAAPESGGGFFSGLNIVGQAGGLYIVCESPDGIVLIDQHAAHERVNFEKFKNAYTKDRKIPAQRLLVPDVVEMRPGDAALFSRFRGKMEAMGLAAEEFGDGAARLLTVPALVSCSDGARLFVDTLAALDESDCPEETGAIDAGTENVLATMACHDSIRAGYSMGDKKEIRSLLAAMDGCESPNFCPHGRPVCVHLSHGDLEKMFKRK, from the coding sequence TTGAGCCAGATACGCCTACTTGACAAGATACTGATATCCAAGATCGCCGCGGGCGAGGTTGTTGAGCGCCCCGCCGCCGCGCTGAAGGAGTTGCTTGAGAATTCAATTGACGCCGGGGCGGAGAGAATATCGGTTGAACTTGAGGCGGGCGGCAAACGTTTAATCGGCGTTTCGGATGACGGTTGCGGCATGTCCCGCGAGGATGCCGTGATGAGCATAGAGAGGCACACGACAAGCAAGATAAGCGACGAGAGCGATCTTGAGGCGGTGGAGACTTTCGGCTTCAGGGGGGAGGCGCTTGCCTCCATAGCGGCGGTTTCGCGCTTCTCTCTAAAGACGCGCGCCCGCGGCGAGACTGCGGGAACCGAGGTTTCGGTTGAAGGCGGAAAAGTGATGAATGTTTCAGACTCCGGCTGCCCGGACGGAACGACCGTCACAGCGCGCTCGCTTTTCTTCAACACGCGCCCCCGGCTCAAGTTTCTCAAGACGGACGAGACCGAACTCTCAAGAGCCGTTGCGGTGGTCCGCGCGGCGGCGGTGGCAAACCCCGATGTGGGTTTTGAAGTTTCCCACAACGGCAAAAATCTTTTCCGCCTTCCCCCCGCCGACATAGAGCAAAGGGTGGCGGACGTTGTCGGAAAAGCCGCCCTTTACCCGTTCGGCTTCTCCGGCGGCGGCAAGACGGAGGTCAGCGGATTTGTCTGCGCGCCCGCAGACGGCTTCTCGTCAATGGACCGTCTTTACTGCCATGTCAACGGCAGATATGTGCGCGACAGATTTCTCAACCGTATTTTGATGGACGGCTTCGGGCGCGTTTTTGAGAAGGGGCGCTACCCGCAGGGCGCGATATTCGTAACGGTCGCCCCCGATGAGGTTGATGTGAACGTCCACCCCGCCAAGCGCGAGGTGCGTTTTCTCTCTCCGGGCGCGGTGGCGGCGGCGGTCAAGTCTGCGGTTGCCGCCTTTCTTTCCTCCGCCCCGTGGCTGAAACCCGCCGCCGCCAAGCCCTCCGCCCCGCCCGCCGCTCCGCCTTCAAGCCGCCCGTTCAGTGAAGTCTCCGCCCCGCGCTCCTATGCGCCCGCGCCCCGCCTTGGCCGCTCCGCTTCCCGCCCCGCCGCGCCCGCTTCCGCGCCCGTGTCCGAACCCCTCCCCCTTGCCGCCCCTGAGTCCGGCGGGGGATTTTTCTCCGGCCTCAACATTGTCGGACAGGCGGGCGGGCTTTACATAGTTTGCGAGTCTCCCGACGGGATTGTTCTCATAGACCAGCATGCGGCGCACGAGAGGGTCAATTTTGAAAAGTTTAAAAACGCATACACGAAAGACAGAAAAATTCCCGCTCAAAGGTTGCTTGTTCCTGATGTGGTGGAGATGCGCCCCGGAGACGCGGCGCTTTTTTCCCGTTTCAGGGGCAAAATGGAGGCGATGGGGCTCGCCGCCGAGGAGTTCGGGGACGGCGCGGCGCGGCTTCTTACCGTTCCGGCGCTGGTTTCCTGCTCGGACGGGGCGCGGCTGTTTGTTGACACCCTCGCCGCGCTGGACGAAAGCGACTGCCCCGAAGAAACGGGGGCGATTGACGCCGGGACGGAAAATGTTCTCGCCACCATGGCCTGCCATGACTCCATACGCGCCGGATACTCCATGGGCGACAAAAAAGAGATACGGTCGCTTCTTGCGGCAATGGACGGGTGCGAGTCCCCAAACTTCTGCCCGCACGGACGCCCCGTCTGCGTTCATCTGTCTCACGGCGACCTTGAGAAGATGTTCAAGAGGAAGTAA
- a CDS encoding GYD domain-containing protein: protein MNIYILLSRLTPEGRKTVKERPGRIREVDRELEKFGVKVLEQYATLGHYDFVNIVEAPDNETIGQVSIELCSRGTLELTTLAAVSVDSIIQTLSEARVERLKADK from the coding sequence TTGAACATTTACATACTACTGAGCAGGCTCACCCCCGAAGGGCGCAAAACGGTCAAGGAGAGGCCCGGCAGGATACGCGAGGTTGACAGGGAACTGGAAAAATTCGGCGTCAAAGTGCTGGAGCAATACGCCACTCTGGGCCATTACGATTTTGTCAACATAGTTGAAGCCCCGGACAATGAGACAATAGGGCAGGTGTCCATTGAACTTTGCTCGCGGGGAACTCTTGAACTTACAACTCTGGCCGCCGTGTCGGTTGATTCCATAATACAAACCCTGTCCGAGGCGCGGGTGGAAAGGCTCAAGGCCGACAAATGA
- a CDS encoding DNA-binding protein, with protein MNGENSEKSHLSTQVNIEQKKFFFDLKENHKGKYVRITEVSGGRSCIVIPLSGAESFSEGLADIMKQATVLD; from the coding sequence ATGAATGGCGAGAACTCTGAAAAGAGCCATTTAAGCACACAGGTGAACATTGAACAGAAGAAGTTCTTTTTTGACCTCAAGGAAAACCACAAAGGGAAGTATGTCCGCATAACCGAGGTTAGCGGCGGGCGTTCCTGCATCGTTATTCCTCTGAGCGGGGCGGAATCCTTCAGCGAAGGGCTTGCCGATATAATGAAGCAGGCAACGGTTCTGGATTAA
- a CDS encoding thioesterase family protein, whose product MARVKIEMPDSFIFSTDIAVRIGDINYGGHVGHDSVLSITHEARVRLFKSMGASETDVFGGAIVLADAHLSYTNESFYGDTLNVKIARGEFSKSGLELFYLVSERRRGVEVARVKTGVVFFDYEKRKAMRVPEEFRRLLSEMRPL is encoded by the coding sequence ATGGCAAGGGTAAAAATTGAGATGCCGGATTCCTTCATTTTCTCAACCGACATAGCGGTTCGCATTGGCGACATAAACTACGGCGGGCATGTGGGGCATGATTCCGTGTTGAGCATCACGCATGAGGCGCGCGTGCGGTTGTTCAAAAGCATGGGCGCGAGCGAGACCGATGTTTTCGGCGGGGCGATAGTCCTTGCGGACGCCCATCTGTCATACACCAATGAGTCATTTTACGGCGACACGCTGAATGTCAAAATTGCGCGCGGGGAGTTCAGCAAAAGCGGGCTGGAACTGTTTTATCTCGTATCGGAGCGGAGGCGCGGGGTTGAGGTGGCGAGGGTGAAAACCGGCGTTGTGTTTTTTGACTATGAGAAGAGAAAAGCGATGCGGGTTCCGGAGGAGTTCCGGCGGTTGTTGTCGGAGATGCGCCCGCTTTAA
- a CDS encoding trypsin-like peptidase domain-containing protein: MKNKSLLLLAVVAVVFGFVLSRGFSTEGTGVRRPPAVSAPSHEDAEPVREIPPEQSAPPVQTFSPPLQGREGFPSFADLVDRHKPSVVNISTTTVTRFSGFGGFEGFGGDMFEQFFGDFFGQMPQREYKNKGVGSGFIIDPGGHIVTNHHVVEKAETIEVTLENGSIYKAAVVGADPKTDIALLKITPKRGEKLVPVRFGSSENTRIGEWVFAIGNPLGFGYTVTAGIVSAKGRSLNMGAYDNFIQTDAPLNPGNSGGPLFNLDGLVIGVNTAIASRGQGIGFSIPVDTVSVIVRQLKEKGFVVRGWIGVSIQNLTEELAAGFGLKDTRGALVSEVFSGGPAERGGMRPGDVILNFHGSEVKDPSELPRIVANLKPGTRAKVRVFRDGSEKTLNLTVAQMEDGGERKVSRGGGEPASEPSTVGVRVASVDPGLARRYGLGSQKGVVVIGVTRGSTAAEAGIKEGDLILEVNGREIASPSEYTSAIGKIKKGDTARFLIRRRGGNAFVPVRIPENGR, from the coding sequence ATGAAAAACAAAAGTTTGCTTTTGCTCGCCGTGGTTGCGGTTGTTTTTGGCTTTGTCCTGTCAAGGGGCTTTTCCACGGAAGGGACGGGCGTCCGCCGTCCGCCGGCGGTTTCCGCGCCCTCCCATGAGGATGCGGAGCCGGTTCGGGAAATCCCGCCTGAGCAGTCCGCGCCGCCCGTTCAGACCTTTTCCCCTCCGCTTCAGGGGCGCGAGGGTTTTCCCTCTTTTGCCGACCTTGTTGACAGGCACAAGCCCTCGGTTGTCAACATAAGCACAACCACCGTTACGCGGTTCAGCGGTTTCGGCGGTTTTGAAGGTTTCGGCGGCGACATGTTTGAGCAGTTTTTCGGAGACTTTTTCGGGCAGATGCCGCAGAGGGAATACAAAAACAAAGGCGTGGGCTCCGGTTTCATCATAGACCCCGGCGGGCACATCGTAACCAACCACCATGTTGTGGAGAAAGCCGAAACAATAGAGGTGACTCTTGAAAACGGCTCAATATACAAGGCGGCGGTGGTGGGGGCCGACCCGAAGACGGACATAGCCCTTCTCAAAATAACCCCGAAGCGGGGGGAGAAACTTGTCCCCGTCCGGTTTGGCAGTTCGGAAAACACACGCATAGGCGAGTGGGTTTTTGCTATAGGAAACCCGCTCGGCTTCGGATACACGGTTACTGCGGGAATTGTCAGCGCGAAGGGCAGGTCTCTGAACATGGGCGCGTATGACAACTTCATACAGACGGACGCCCCCCTGAACCCCGGCAACAGCGGCGGGCCGCTGTTCAACCTTGACGGCCTTGTGATAGGGGTCAACACCGCGATTGCCTCACGGGGGCAGGGCATCGGGTTTTCAATTCCCGTTGACACGGTCTCGGTTATCGTGCGCCAGTTGAAGGAAAAAGGTTTTGTCGTCAGGGGCTGGATAGGGGTTTCCATACAGAATCTCACCGAGGAACTCGCCGCGGGGTTTGGCCTCAAGGACACGCGCGGGGCGCTTGTGAGCGAGGTTTTTTCGGGCGGCCCCGCGGAGCGGGGGGGAATGCGTCCCGGAGATGTCATACTGAATTTCCACGGCAGTGAAGTTAAAGACCCTTCCGAACTTCCGAGGATAGTGGCAAATCTCAAGCCCGGCACAAGGGCGAAGGTCAGGGTGTTCAGGGACGGCTCTGAAAAGACGCTCAATCTGACCGTTGCGCAGATGGAGGACGGCGGCGAGCGCAAAGTTTCGCGCGGCGGCGGGGAGCCCGCATCAGAGCCGTCCACGGTCGGCGTCCGGGTTGCGTCCGTTGACCCCGGGCTTGCGCGGCGTTACGGGCTGGGTTCTCAGAAAGGGGTTGTGGTCATCGGGGTTACAAGGGGAAGCACCGCCGCCGAGGCGGGTATCAAGGAGGGAGACCTGATACTTGAGGTGAACGGGAGAGAAATTGCCTCGCCCTCCGAATACACAAGCGCGATTGGAAAGATAAAAAAGGGAGACACCGCCCGTTTTCTTATACGAAGGAGGGGCGGCAACGCTTTTGTTCCGGTAAGGATTCCCGAAAACGGCCGTTAA
- a CDS encoding shikimate kinase, translated as MAAEKLPEKIFLTGFMGAGKTSAGRALARRLGVRFRDLDEFIALREGMSIEDIFSSSGEDGFREAESAALVGICSAAGPAVVSTGGGAVISERNRRAMERAGVVIYLKAKLETLMRRVSLDAPRPLLKVEDPAARAAELLAARASFYEDADFIIETDGLSPERVADRAEEILRGAQRSLKKR; from the coding sequence TTGGCGGCGGAAAAACTTCCTGAAAAAATCTTCCTGACCGGTTTTATGGGAGCCGGAAAAACCTCGGCGGGCCGCGCGCTCGCGCGGCGGCTGGGTGTGCGTTTCCGCGATTTGGACGAATTCATCGCCTTGCGGGAGGGCATGAGCATAGAAGACATATTCTCATCGTCCGGCGAAGACGGGTTCAGGGAGGCGGAGTCCGCCGCGCTTGTCGGGATTTGCTCGGCGGCCGGTCCCGCGGTTGTTTCCACGGGCGGCGGGGCGGTGATCTCGGAGCGCAACCGCCGCGCTATGGAACGCGCCGGAGTTGTTATATACTTGAAGGCGAAACTTGAGACCCTGATGCGGAGAGTTTCGCTTGACGCCCCAAGGCCTCTTTTGAAGGTTGAAGACCCCGCCGCAAGGGCGGCGGAACTTCTGGCCGCGCGCGCGAGTTTTTACGAGGATGCCGATTTCATAATAGAGACGGACGGACTCTCTCCGGAGCGCGTCGCCGACAGGGCGGAGGAAATTTTGCGCGGGGCGCAAAGGAGTTTGAAAAAAAGATGA
- a CDS encoding riboflavin synthase, with protein sequence MFTGIVEDTGTVGFVRSGDGGAEISIRPLSTDAGSLAIGESVAVNGVCLTVVSVGGGGFICQMSQETVSKTTMSSVGGGDTVNLERSVRPDGLMGGHIVTGHIDGVGKVTGRTPRGNSVEFWFSLPGGFMRYVAPKGCISLDGVSLTVNEVTDAGFSVNIIPHTLSHTTFSSLPVGGGVNFECDIVAKYIERLAVFGGGKTS encoded by the coding sequence ATGTTCACGGGGATAGTTGAAGACACGGGGACGGTGGGTTTTGTCCGTTCCGGAGACGGCGGCGCGGAGATATCCATAAGGCCGCTGTCCACGGATGCGGGCTCTCTCGCCATTGGTGAAAGTGTCGCCGTGAACGGCGTCTGCCTCACGGTGGTGTCTGTGGGCGGCGGCGGGTTTATCTGCCAGATGTCGCAGGAGACCGTCTCAAAAACCACAATGTCATCCGTTGGCGGCGGCGACACGGTCAACCTTGAGAGGTCTGTGCGTCCGGACGGGCTGATGGGCGGCCACATAGTAACGGGGCACATAGACGGGGTGGGAAAGGTAACGGGGAGAACGCCGCGCGGAAATTCGGTGGAGTTTTGGTTTTCCCTTCCGGGCGGCTTTATGAGGTATGTCGCGCCCAAGGGCTGCATATCTCTGGACGGCGTGAGCCTGACGGTGAACGAGGTGACGGATGCCGGTTTTTCGGTCAACATCATTCCGCACACCCTGTCGCATACAACTTTTTCCTCGCTTCCGGTCGGCGGCGGGGTAAATTTTGAGTGCGACATTGTGGCAAAATACATTGAGAGGCTGGCGGTCTTTGGCGGCGGAAAAACTTCCTGA
- the lspA gene encoding signal peptidase II, which yields MAVLRGRFLVATVSAACVDLAVKSAVITAVATGARHEVLPFVDIVRHTNAGIAFGLFQELGDFPRLFLHVSALVLAGVFAVLFLRRGANALAVGLVTGGAIGNSVERLVFGGVTDFVSVHWFGSESLRWPAFNMADVFITVGAAALVVDLLTARCSRG from the coding sequence ATGGCCGTTTTGCGGGGGCGTTTTCTGGTTGCGACTGTTTCCGCCGCATGCGTTGACCTTGCGGTAAAGTCTGCCGTCATCACCGCCGTGGCGACCGGGGCGCGCCATGAGGTTCTGCCCTTTGTTGATATTGTCCGCCACACAAACGCGGGAATAGCGTTCGGGCTGTTTCAGGAACTGGGGGATTTCCCCCGCCTTTTTCTTCATGTTTCCGCCCTTGTGCTTGCGGGGGTTTTTGCCGTGCTGTTTCTCAGGCGCGGGGCAAACGCGCTCGCAGTGGGGCTGGTAACCGGCGGCGCGATTGGAAACTCCGTGGAAAGGCTGGTTTTCGGCGGTGTTACGGATTTTGTCAGCGTTCACTGGTTTGGAAGCGAATCGTTGCGCTGGCCCGCGTTCAATATGGCCGATGTTTTTATAACTGTGGGCGCGGCGGCGCTTGTGGTAGATTTGCTTACGGCGCGATGTTCACGGGGATAG
- the greA gene encoding transcription elongation factor GreA gives MAERVPITPGGYEKLKRELEHLKNVERPEVIKQIQYARSLGDLSENAEYETAKNKQSMVEGRIQDLEAKISLAEIIDPAQIKNRDKVVFGLTVTVEDVETGDETRYQLVGPDETDPDNGLISVTSPIGRALVGKQVDDEVRVTTPGGVRDLIVAGID, from the coding sequence ATGGCTGAAAGAGTTCCCATAACGCCGGGCGGTTACGAAAAACTCAAACGTGAACTTGAGCATCTCAAAAATGTTGAGCGCCCAGAGGTCATAAAGCAGATTCAATACGCGCGCAGTCTGGGAGACCTGTCCGAAAACGCCGAGTATGAAACGGCGAAGAACAAGCAGTCAATGGTTGAGGGCAGAATACAGGATCTTGAGGCGAAAATCAGCCTTGCGGAAATCATAGACCCCGCCCAGATAAAGAACAGAGACAAGGTGGTTTTCGGCCTCACCGTTACGGTTGAAGATGTTGAGACGGGGGATGAGACCAGATACCAGCTCGTCGGCCCGGACGAGACCGACCCGGACAATGGCCTTATTTCCGTCACTTCGCCCATTGGCAGGGCGCTTGTGGGAAAACAGGTTGATGATGAAGTCCGGGTGACGACTCCCGGAGGAGTCAGAGACCTCATTGTAGCGGGGATAGATTGA
- the carB gene encoding carbamoyl-phosphate synthase large subunit gives MPKRTDIQSILLIGSGPIVIGQACEFDYSGTQACKALRSDGYKTILVNSNPATIMTDPSVADRTYIEPIEPKTVAKIIEKERPDALLPTLGGQTALNTAVALAADGTLEKFGVKLIGANLDAINKAESREQFKEAVLSIGLRTPKSGLAHNMREAWDVVEEIGFPAIIRSSFTLGGSGGSIAYNREEFPDYAGAGLDSSPISEILIEESVLGWKEFELEVMRDLKDNVVIICSIENLDPMGVHTGDSITVAPAQTLTDKEYQSLRDASVAIIREIGVDTGGSNIQFAVNPENGEFVVIEMNPRVSRSSALASKATGFPIAKIAAKLAVGYTLDEISNDITRYTPASFEPAIDYVVTKIPRFAFEKFPDASSVLTTQMKSVGEAMAIGRTFKESLQKAMRSLEADRAFFEPVSGDPEQVRQGLGTPGPNRLWLVADALRLGFGQDEIHRFSSIDPWFIRNIAQIVEQENVIKKHAGSPPPPDVLRESKEKGFSDVAIASLVGITEDEVRDERARLGILPSYKMVDTCAAEFESYTPYLYSTYDSRSEAPPGDSKKVMILGGGPNRIGQGIEFDYCCVHAAMAMKERGYETIMVNCNPETVSTDYDTSDRLYFEPLTFEDVLSIIDREKPEGVIVNFGGQTPLNLAVPLEKRGVKIMGTPPDSIDLAEDRERFNELVSQLGLKQPGGAIAKSPEDAARKAAEIGYPVVVRPSYVLGGRAMEIVYKERDLVRYINEAAKVSPNRPILIDEFMKHSGEVDVDAVCDGKNVVVGAIMEHIEEAGVHSGDSAMITPPVAMSEDTAREITAQTKALALALGVRGLVNVQFAVRGGEVFIIEVNPRASRTVPFVSKAIGVPLAKVATRVMSGMTLEEAGLAKETAPRMFCVKESVFPFARFPGVDTILGPEMKSTGEVMGMDEDGDRAFAKSQIAAGNPLPVSGTAFISVRDEDKNDALADIARRLESAGFEIAATAGTARFLSSCGVSCSAVKKVKEGRPNIVDLLKNGGIQLVINTTTGKEQVLQSFSIRRTSLMNSIAYFTTVEGARAAAGAIAEMVSGEGLSVVALQDFEN, from the coding sequence ATGCCCAAACGAACGGATATACAAAGCATACTGCTAATCGGCTCCGGCCCGATAGTTATCGGTCAGGCGTGCGAGTTTGACTACTCCGGCACTCAGGCGTGCAAAGCGCTCAGAAGCGACGGATACAAAACCATCCTCGTCAACAGCAATCCCGCCACCATAATGACCGACCCCTCGGTGGCCGACCGCACCTACATAGAGCCGATAGAGCCGAAAACCGTTGCAAAGATCATTGAAAAAGAACGCCCGGACGCCCTTCTGCCCACCCTCGGCGGCCAGACGGCGCTCAATACGGCCGTTGCGCTTGCCGCAGACGGAACCCTTGAAAAGTTCGGAGTCAAACTCATCGGGGCAAACCTTGACGCCATAAACAAGGCGGAAAGCAGGGAACAGTTCAAGGAAGCCGTTTTGAGTATCGGTCTGCGGACGCCGAAAAGCGGCCTCGCCCACAACATGCGCGAGGCGTGGGACGTGGTTGAGGAGATTGGCTTTCCGGCAATTATCCGGTCTTCCTTCACCCTCGGCGGCAGCGGCGGCAGCATCGCCTACAACAGAGAGGAATTCCCCGACTACGCCGGGGCGGGGCTTGATTCCAGCCCCATAAGCGAAATCCTGATTGAAGAGTCCGTTTTAGGATGGAAAGAGTTTGAACTTGAGGTAATGAGAGACCTCAAAGACAACGTGGTCATTATCTGCTCCATTGAAAACCTTGACCCCATGGGGGTTCACACCGGAGACAGCATAACGGTCGCGCCCGCGCAGACGCTTACGGACAAAGAGTATCAATCCCTCAGAGACGCGTCCGTCGCAATCATCAGGGAGATAGGAGTTGACACGGGCGGCTCAAACATACAGTTCGCCGTTAACCCCGAAAACGGCGAATTTGTTGTTATTGAAATGAACCCGCGCGTTTCAAGAAGCTCCGCGCTCGCCTCAAAGGCGACCGGTTTCCCCATAGCGAAAATCGCCGCCAAATTAGCCGTGGGATACACGCTTGACGAAATATCAAACGACATAACGCGATACACTCCCGCCTCGTTTGAGCCCGCAATAGACTATGTTGTTACTAAAATTCCCCGGTTTGCCTTTGAGAAATTTCCGGACGCGTCTTCGGTTCTCACGACCCAGATGAAATCAGTCGGCGAGGCAATGGCGATTGGCAGAACTTTCAAGGAGTCGCTGCAAAAGGCGATGAGGTCTCTTGAGGCCGACCGCGCCTTTTTTGAGCCGGTTTCCGGCGACCCCGAACAGGTGAGGCAGGGCCTCGGCACACCGGGGCCGAACCGTTTGTGGCTCGTTGCGGACGCATTGCGCCTCGGCTTCGGGCAGGATGAAATCCACCGCTTTTCCTCCATAGACCCGTGGTTTATCCGCAACATTGCCCAAATTGTTGAGCAGGAAAACGTTATCAAAAAACATGCCGGTTCGCCGCCGCCCCCGGATGTCCTGAGAGAGTCCAAGGAAAAGGGCTTTTCCGATGTCGCCATCGCTTCGCTTGTCGGCATAACCGAAGATGAGGTCAGAGACGAACGCGCGAGGCTCGGAATACTTCCCTCCTATAAAATGGTTGACACCTGCGCCGCGGAGTTTGAATCCTACACGCCGTATCTTTACTCAACCTACGACAGCCGGAGCGAGGCCCCGCCCGGCGATTCAAAAAAGGTGATGATTCTCGGCGGCGGGCCCAACAGAATAGGGCAGGGCATAGAGTTTGACTACTGTTGCGTTCACGCGGCAATGGCGATGAAGGAGCGCGGGTATGAAACCATAATGGTTAATTGCAATCCCGAAACCGTGAGCACGGATTACGACACCTCCGACCGCCTTTATTTTGAGCCGCTGACGTTTGAGGATGTGCTGTCAATTATTGACAGGGAAAAGCCCGAAGGCGTTATCGTCAATTTCGGCGGGCAGACGCCGCTCAACCTTGCCGTCCCGCTTGAGAAGCGCGGCGTGAAAATAATGGGAACTCCTCCCGACAGCATAGACCTTGCCGAAGACAGGGAGCGGTTCAATGAACTGGTTTCACAACTGGGTCTCAAACAGCCCGGCGGCGCGATAGCAAAAAGCCCCGAAGACGCGGCACGCAAGGCGGCGGAGATCGGCTACCCCGTGGTGGTGCGCCCCTCCTACGTGCTTGGCGGCAGGGCGATGGAAATAGTCTATAAAGAGCGCGACCTTGTGCGCTACATAAACGAGGCGGCAAAGGTTTCACCGAACCGCCCCATACTTATAGACGAATTTATGAAACACTCCGGCGAGGTGGATGTGGACGCCGTTTGCGACGGCAAAAATGTTGTGGTCGGCGCGATAATGGAGCACATAGAGGAGGCGGGAGTTCACTCCGGCGACAGCGCGATGATTACGCCTCCGGTGGCGATGAGCGAAGACACCGCCCGCGAAATAACGGCGCAGACAAAGGCGCTCGCGCTTGCGCTGGGTGTTCGCGGGCTTGTAAACGTCCAGTTCGCCGTGCGCGGCGGGGAGGTTTTCATCATTGAGGTCAACCCGCGCGCAAGCAGAACCGTGCCGTTTGTCAGCAAGGCAATCGGAGTGCCGCTTGCCAAGGTGGCGACGCGCGTCATGTCCGGCATGACCCTTGAGGAGGCGGGCCTCGCAAAGGAGACCGCGCCCCGGATGTTTTGCGTCAAAGAGTCCGTTTTCCCGTTTGCGCGTTTCCCCGGAGTGGACACCATACTGGGCCCGGAGATGAAATCCACGGGCGAGGTTATGGGCATGGATGAGGACGGCGACAGGGCTTTTGCGAAGTCTCAAATCGCTGCGGGAAACCCGCTTCCCGTTTCGGGAACGGCGTTTATAAGCGTTCGGGACGAAGACAAAAACGACGCCCTCGCTGACATTGCCCGGCGTCTTGAGAGCGCGGGTTTTGAAATTGCCGCCACGGCGGGCACGGCGCGGTTTCTTTCCTCATGCGGCGTTTCGTGCTCTGCGGTCAAGAAAGTCAAAGAGGGGCGTCCCAACATTGTTGACCTTCTCAAAAACGGCGGCATCCAACTCGTCATCAACACCACGACGGGCAAAGAGCAGGTGCTTCAATCGTTCTCAATCCGGCGCACCTCCCTTATGAACTCCATCGCCTATTTCACCACCGTTGAGGGCGCGCGGGCGGCGGCGGGCGCGATAGCGGAGATGGTGTCGGGAGAGGGGCTCTCGGTGGTCGCGTTGCAGGATTTTGAGAATTAA
- a CDS encoding DUF6088 family protein has translation MTSISNQILAHVGGLPEGAPVAAKSLLHLGKRAAVDQALSRLARRGRLIRAGRGLYFRPVSTRFGKRPPSVELAIRALARQCGEVIVSGGAAAANNLGLTTQVPVRYIYLTSGRSREMSLGGQIVELRHAPRWQLALAGRPAGQAVRALAWLGPEETGAALEKLKRVLPSSAFKELVAATPQLPTWLALSVNKVAHG, from the coding sequence ATGACAAGCATTAGCAACCAAATTCTGGCCCATGTCGGCGGATTGCCCGAAGGGGCGCCCGTCGCGGCCAAAAGCCTGCTCCATCTCGGCAAACGCGCTGCGGTGGATCAGGCCCTGTCGCGCCTTGCAAGGCGCGGGCGGTTGATTCGCGCCGGGCGGGGGCTTTATTTCCGTCCGGTCTCAACCCGCTTCGGCAAGCGGCCTCCCTCGGTGGAACTGGCAATCCGTGCGCTGGCCCGGCAGTGCGGAGAGGTCATCGTGTCCGGCGGCGCAGCCGCTGCAAACAATCTCGGACTTACAACTCAGGTGCCGGTGCGGTATATCTATCTGACATCGGGGCGCAGCCGCGAGATGAGCCTCGGCGGGCAGATTGTGGAACTCCGGCACGCTCCCCGCTGGCAACTGGCTTTGGCTGGTCGTCCCGCCGGGCAGGCGGTCCGCGCGCTGGCTTGGTTAGGCCCGGAGGAAACCGGCGCGGCGCTTGAAAAACTGAAGCGCGTCCTCCCCTCCTCCGCTTTTAAGGAACTGGTTGCCGCCACACCGCAACTGCCGACATGGTTGGCCTTGAGTGTCAACAAGGTGGCGCATGGCTGA